The segment GAAACCTTCAGGGTGGTGAAGGATGAGAACGGCGACGAACTTTTGTTGTACTCCGGTTATCTCATGAAGAAGCGATAGACGTGCGTTTCAACTCAGGACAGCGGCCGGTAAGGGGCGAGTCTAACTTCGACATGACTGATACCTTCGTTCCCGTGTCACTGTTCGCCGTTCTACTGTGCGCGATGCTCAATTCGTTCAATTACCTTTCTGCGGGCCAGTCGGGAACTGCGGTGGTACTCCTGGGGACGGGAACGCCCAACGCTGATCCCGATCGATCCGGTCCTGCTGTAGCTGTTGTCGTAAACGGTCAGCCTTATCTGGTCGATTTTGGTCCGGGCGTCGTTCGGCGGGCCGCTGCTGCATCCCGTTCCGGCGTGGATGCGCTCGAAGTCACCAATCTGACGCGCGCATTTGTGACTCATCTCCATTCTGATCACACCGTCGGCTATGCCGATCTCATCTTCACACCGTGGGTACTCGGGCGAGCGGTACCTCTGCAGGTATACGGTCCGAAAGGTCTGAGAGCCATGACACGGCATCTTACCGCGGCTTACCGAGAGGATATCAAAATCAGGCTCAACGGGCTCGAACCGGCGAACAGTACCGGCTACAGAGTGGAAGCTCATGAGATTAAGCCGGGTGTCATCTATGAGGACTCCAATGTATCGGTGACAGCCTTTCCCGTGGAGCACGGCAGCTGGCGAGAGGCGTTCGGATATAAATTTGTATCTTCAGACAAAACAGTAGTCATATCCGGCGATGCACGGCCGAGCCAGAGCATTATAGATCAGTGTAACGGGTGCGACATTCTTGTGCATGAGGTCTATTCTGCGTCCCGCTTTCGCCAAAGACCCCCGGAGTGGCAGACATATCATGCGAGTTTTCACACCTCCAGCACAGAACTGGCAGAAATTGCGTCAGCGGCCCGGCCCGGTCTGCTGGTCCTGTATCATCAGCTTTTCTGGGGCGCCACGGAAGAGGAACTCCTGAAAGAAATATCATCTCAATATGACGGCAAAGTTGTTTCAGGCCGTGACCTTGAGGTGTATGAATGATC is part of the Candidatus Neomarinimicrobiota bacterium genome and harbors:
- a CDS encoding MBL fold metallo-hydrolase, whose translation is MRFNSGQRPVRGESNFDMTDTFVPVSLFAVLLCAMLNSFNYLSAGQSGTAVVLLGTGTPNADPDRSGPAVAVVVNGQPYLVDFGPGVVRRAAAASRSGVDALEVTNLTRAFVTHLHSDHTVGYADLIFTPWVLGRAVPLQVYGPKGLRAMTRHLTAAYREDIKIRLNGLEPANSTGYRVEAHEIKPGVIYEDSNVSVTAFPVEHGSWREAFGYKFVSSDKTVVISGDARPSQSIIDQCNGCDILVHEVYSASRFRQRPPEWQTYHASFHTSSTELAEIASAARPGLLVLYHQLFWGATEEELLKEISSQYDGKVVSGRDLEVYE